The Gilliamella apicola genome window below encodes:
- a CDS encoding DeoR/GlpR family DNA-binding transcription regulator, translated as MARASSALLKRRLDIVEIVRKQGEVKVDELSDMLRVSNVTIRQDLTYLEQQGYLKRSFGGAIYISPENLINHTTIDPPNCTNIGIDGGEIDLVKNCLNYINDGDTLFLSHGNLIRKLIPFLHNKKSLRLIMNDINNAQLVKEFSDAEVILVGGVLQNGNILQNNNTITSILNQFHISHFIFELAAINNNHLIIENSEQQNTYKQIFKNADHTIGVLPQRFLFTDNYSIGKLIHMDVVILSKAAVTEYHQQLLDSDFKQRAINKYCITYHNSKVT; from the coding sequence TTGGCCAGAGCGTCTTCAGCCCTATTAAAACGTCGACTAGATATTGTCGAAATCGTACGCAAACAGGGTGAAGTAAAAGTGGATGAGTTATCTGACATGCTTCGAGTTTCGAATGTTACTATTCGACAAGATTTAACTTATTTGGAACAACAAGGATATCTAAAACGTTCTTTTGGTGGAGCGATTTATATATCACCTGAAAATTTGATTAATCACACAACTATTGATCCCCCTAATTGTACTAATATAGGTATAGATGGAGGTGAAATAGATTTAGTAAAAAATTGTCTAAATTATATTAATGATGGCGATACTCTTTTTTTAAGTCATGGTAATTTAATTCGAAAACTTATTCCTTTTTTGCATAACAAAAAGTCATTAAGATTGATTATGAATGATATTAATAATGCTCAGTTAGTTAAAGAATTTTCTGATGCAGAAGTTATTCTTGTCGGGGGCGTTTTACAAAATGGGAATATTCTTCAAAATAATAATACAATTACTTCTATCCTTAACCAATTTCATATTTCGCATTTCATTTTTGAATTAGCAGCTATTAATAATAATCATTTAATTATTGAAAATAGTGAACAGCAAAATACTTATAAACAGATATTTAAAAATGCTGATCATACCATCGGTGTTTTACCTCAACGATTTTTATTTACAGATAATTATAGTATTGGAAAATTAATACATATGGATGTTGTAATATTATCCAAAGCAGCTGTTACTGAATATCATCAACAATTATTAGATTCAGATTTTAAACAACGCGCTATTAACAAATACTGCATAACTTATCATAATTCAAAGGTAACTTAG
- the ftsI gene encoding peptidoglycan glycosyltransferase FtsI gives MKPVKKNNKDKSKKVLKTTKVNKLNNKKQFFTPNRFYVVYGFIIFAIVCLVIRMAILQIIEPDKLIAEGNKRSIRHQEMDAPRAMITDRNGRALAVSVPMFDVWADPKIVVQKGGVKADDIRWQGLAKTLNIPMSTLEQKLSNPSMRFVYLSKQITPTISNYLKQLKLPGISFAKTSKRYYPAAENIAQLIGLTDIDENGTEKGAEGIEKSFNKWLTGESGQRIIRRDRVGRVIEEIERTESEAAEDLILSIDERLQSLVYSELSQAVTFNKADSGTAVLIDIDTGEILAMATSPSYNPNNRSSIDYNLIRNRAVTDAFEPGSTVKPLVVMAALEKKIADLNTVIDTRPFLVNRYEIKDVSYQKSLNLAGILEKSSNVGVSKLALQMQSGELVEYYSRFGLGQPTGLGLGGEVNGSIAADRTRKWADIERATFAFGYGLSVTPLQLARAYATIGSYGIYRPVSILKVNEPIEGQRVVPEKIAKIVVQLMEAVAVSGGGAKASVPGYSVGVKTGTAKKLSSGRYVNQYLAYTAGIAPATRPKYSLVVIIDNPKAGQYYGGSVSAPVFSRIMGGVLRTMNVKPDRQVDGQTIIY, from the coding sequence ATGAAACCTGTTAAAAAAAATAATAAAGATAAATCTAAAAAGGTTTTAAAGACAACTAAAGTAAATAAACTGAATAATAAAAAACAGTTTTTTACACCTAATCGTTTTTATGTTGTATATGGTTTTATCATCTTTGCTATTGTTTGTTTGGTTATTCGAATGGCAATTTTGCAAATAATTGAACCTGATAAACTTATTGCAGAAGGCAATAAACGGTCAATTCGACATCAAGAAATGGATGCACCAAGGGCTATGATTACCGATCGTAATGGACGAGCATTAGCCGTAAGTGTACCAATGTTTGATGTTTGGGCAGATCCAAAAATTGTTGTACAAAAAGGTGGTGTAAAAGCTGATGATATAAGGTGGCAAGGGTTAGCAAAAACTCTTAATATTCCGATGTCAACGCTTGAGCAAAAATTGAGTAATCCGTCTATGCGTTTTGTTTATTTATCTAAACAAATAACGCCGACAATTTCAAATTATTTAAAACAATTAAAATTGCCGGGGATTTCGTTTGCAAAAACTTCAAAACGTTACTATCCGGCAGCAGAGAATATTGCTCAGCTTATTGGTTTAACTGATATTGATGAAAATGGTACGGAAAAAGGTGCTGAAGGCATCGAGAAAAGTTTTAACAAATGGTTAACGGGCGAATCAGGGCAGAGAATTATTAGACGAGACCGAGTTGGGCGCGTCATTGAAGAAATAGAACGAACAGAAAGTGAAGCAGCAGAAGATTTAATATTAAGCATCGATGAACGATTACAGTCTTTAGTTTATAGCGAGCTGAGTCAGGCTGTTACATTTAATAAAGCCGATAGCGGTACTGCTGTTTTAATTGATATAGATACGGGTGAGATTTTAGCGATGGCAACTAGCCCATCTTATAATCCTAATAATCGCTCATCAATAGACTATAATTTGATACGTAACCGTGCTGTAACGGATGCATTTGAACCTGGTTCTACAGTAAAACCTTTAGTTGTGATGGCGGCGTTAGAAAAGAAAATCGCAGATTTAAATACCGTAATTGATACAAGACCTTTTTTAGTAAATCGTTACGAGATTAAAGATGTGTCATATCAAAAGTCATTGAATTTAGCAGGTATTTTGGAAAAATCGAGTAATGTTGGTGTAAGTAAATTGGCCTTGCAAATGCAATCAGGAGAACTTGTTGAGTATTATAGTCGTTTCGGCTTAGGACAACCAACAGGACTTGGATTAGGTGGGGAAGTTAATGGATCAATAGCTGCAGATAGAACCAGAAAGTGGGCTGATATTGAAAGAGCAACATTCGCATTCGGATATGGATTAAGTGTGACGCCGCTACAACTAGCAAGAGCTTATGCAACTATTGGTAGTTATGGAATTTATCGACCAGTTTCTATTTTAAAAGTTAATGAACCTATTGAAGGTCAGCGAGTTGTACCAGAAAAAATAGCGAAAATAGTTGTTCAATTAATGGAAGCTGTAGCTGTTTCAGGTGGTGGAGCAAAAGCATCTGTTCCTGGTTATAGTGTCGGAGTTAAAACCGGTACTGCTAAAAAATTATCAAGTGGGCGCTATGTCAATCAATATTTGGCATACACAGCAGGGATTGCGCCAGCAACAAGACCAAAATATTCGTTGGTCGTAATTATTGATAATCCGAAAGCTGGTCAATATTACGGAGGTTCTGTTTCTGCTCCAGTTTTTAGCCGCATTATGGGTGGAGTACTTAGAACCATGAATGTTAAACCAGATCGACAAGTTGACGGTCAAACGATTATTTATTAA
- the rplY gene encoding 50S ribosomal protein L25 gives MFKFKAEVRKEHGKGASRRLRHAGQFPAIIYGGTEPAISVVLDHNQIFNIQEKPEFYSEVLTIEVDGKAVKAKVQAVQRHPFKPKLVHMDFVRV, from the coding sequence ATGTTTAAATTTAAAGCAGAAGTTAGAAAAGAGCATGGTAAGGGTGCGAGCCGCCGCCTGCGTCACGCTGGTCAATTCCCAGCTATTATTTATGGTGGAACTGAACCTGCAATCTCTGTTGTGCTTGATCACAACCAAATCTTTAATATCCAAGAAAAACCAGAATTTTATTCTGAAGTTTTAACCATTGAAGTTGACGGTAAAGCAGTTAAAGCGAAAGTGCAAGCGGTACAACGTCATCCATTCAAGCCAAAACTAGTCCATATGGATTTTGTACGCGTATAA
- a CDS encoding D-hexose-6-phosphate mutarotase, with the protein MNIYKQILASTTESKLLSSSVKQTKFGELPILVIQHKSCCAAISLQGAHLLFWQPSTEQTPVIWLSKQSKFEKGIAIRGGVPICWPWFGPLGTPSHGFARIVEWTLDSCNEDDDGVDLVLVLSNNQQTKPYFDKTFNVSLKIHLGKTCEVDLSCSGDFEATSALHTYFGIDNISHVVVSGLGDTYQDRLTVENKPVTVGQMTFNQEVDRIYTNANTEITISDNVRTIKLTTTNASDVVTWNPWIDKAKAMADFGDDEYQSMVCVEAGRINKPLKLSLNEQSTYGFKIELI; encoded by the coding sequence ATGAATATTTATAAACAAATTTTAGCTAGTACTACAGAATCAAAATTATTAAGCTCTTCTGTAAAACAGACAAAATTTGGTGAATTACCTATTTTAGTTATTCAACATAAAAGTTGCTGTGCTGCTATTAGCTTGCAAGGTGCACATTTATTATTCTGGCAACCTTCAACTGAGCAGACGCCTGTAATTTGGTTAAGTAAACAATCAAAATTTGAAAAAGGTATCGCAATTCGTGGTGGTGTACCGATTTGTTGGCCTTGGTTTGGGCCTTTAGGAACACCTTCTCATGGTTTTGCTCGCATTGTTGAATGGACTTTAGACTCATGTAACGAAGATGATGACGGTGTCGATCTTGTTTTGGTACTCTCTAATAATCAACAAACAAAACCTTATTTTGATAAAACTTTTAATGTGTCTTTAAAGATTCATTTAGGTAAAACTTGTGAAGTGGATTTGAGCTGTTCAGGCGACTTTGAAGCAACCAGTGCACTGCATACTTATTTTGGCATTGACAATATTAGTCATGTTGTTGTTAGTGGATTAGGTGATACTTATCAAGACCGACTTACTGTTGAAAATAAACCAGTTACCGTTGGTCAAATGACGTTTAATCAAGAAGTTGATCGTATTTATACAAATGCCAATACTGAAATAACTATTAGTGATAATGTTCGAACTATTAAGCTTACCACTACTAATGCAAGTGATGTTGTTACTTGGAATCCATGGATAGATAAAGCTAAAGCAATGGCTGATTTTGGTGATGATGAATATCAATCTATGGTTTGCGTTGAAGCAGGGCGCATCAATAAACCGTTAAAATTGTCACTAAATGAACAATCGACTTATGGATTCAAGATAGAATTGATTTAA
- the zwf gene encoding glucose-6-phosphate dehydrogenase, which yields MSDIPACDLVIFGAKGDLTRRKLLPSLYQLEKYGKLPKQTKILGVGRADWDHAAYVEVAKDALTTFMSEPLDENIWQRFSQRLNFHKLDVNNLSGFNVLKNELDQSRPTIFYFAMHPGAFGTICRGLAEAGLNQDQNRIVMEKPLGTDLQSSREINDSVAKYFNESQVYRIDHYLGKESVLNLLALRFANPLFASFWDRNSIDHVEITVAEQVGIEGRWGYFDKAGQMRDMVQNHLLQILTMIAMSPPANLEDNSLRNEKIAILNALRPINKTNVREKVVRGQYTAGFVNGINVPGYLEEDGANKESNTETFVAIRVDIDNWRWAGVPFYLRTGKRLPSKCSEVVVYFKPIPLNLFNESYPELPQNKLTIRLQPDEGMDIEILNKVPGLDSTHTLQTTKLDLSFNETFHQHRADAYERLLLEVMRGRQALFVHRDEVEAAWKWVDSIISAWESDKESPKTYQAGTWGPVASVALITKDGYSWHEFE from the coding sequence ATGTCTGATATCCCAGCTTGCGATTTAGTTATTTTCGGTGCTAAAGGGGATTTGACAAGACGCAAATTATTACCGTCTTTATATCAATTAGAAAAATATGGAAAATTGCCAAAGCAGACCAAAATTTTAGGTGTTGGGCGTGCGGATTGGGATCATGCTGCTTATGTTGAAGTTGCAAAAGATGCATTAACCACCTTTATGTCGGAACCATTAGATGAAAATATTTGGCAAAGATTTAGCCAACGACTTAATTTCCATAAATTGGATGTTAATAATCTTTCAGGTTTTAATGTACTTAAAAATGAACTTGATCAATCTCGACCAACTATTTTTTATTTTGCGATGCATCCAGGTGCTTTTGGTACTATTTGTCGTGGTTTAGCTGAAGCTGGATTAAATCAAGATCAGAATAGAATCGTCATGGAAAAACCTTTGGGTACTGATTTGCAATCATCGCGTGAAATCAATGATTCTGTGGCAAAATATTTTAATGAATCACAAGTGTATCGTATTGACCACTATTTAGGTAAAGAATCAGTTCTAAATCTATTGGCATTACGTTTTGCTAATCCACTGTTTGCCTCATTTTGGGATAGAAATTCAATCGATCATGTAGAAATTACGGTAGCCGAACAAGTTGGCATTGAAGGTAGATGGGGATATTTTGATAAAGCTGGTCAAATGCGTGATATGGTGCAAAATCATTTATTACAAATTTTAACTATGATTGCTATGTCGCCTCCAGCTAACCTAGAAGATAATAGTTTACGTAATGAAAAAATAGCAATACTTAATGCACTTAGACCAATAAATAAAACAAATGTTCGTGAGAAAGTTGTACGGGGGCAATATACTGCAGGATTTGTAAATGGTATTAATGTTCCTGGTTATTTAGAAGAAGATGGAGCAAATAAAGAGAGTAATACCGAAACATTTGTAGCTATTCGTGTTGATATTGATAACTGGCGTTGGGCGGGTGTACCTTTTTATTTGCGAACAGGCAAACGCTTACCAAGTAAATGCTCTGAAGTTGTCGTTTATTTTAAACCAATACCGCTTAATTTATTTAATGAATCTTATCCAGAGTTACCACAAAATAAATTAACTATTCGGTTGCAACCGGATGAAGGAATGGATATTGAAATTTTAAATAAAGTGCCTGGGTTAGATAGTACACATACTTTACAAACGACTAAGCTTGATCTCAGTTTTAATGAAACTTTTCATCAACATCGTGCTGATGCTTATGAACGATTATTACTTGAGGTTATGCGTGGAAGACAAGCACTATTTGTTCATCGCGATGAAGTCGAAGCTGCTTGGAAATGGGTTGATTCGATTATTAGCGCTTGGGAATCAGACAAAGAGTCTCCAAAAACTTATCAGGCAGGTACATGGGGTCCGGTTGCATCGGTTGCCCTAATCACTAAAGATGGGTATTCATGGCATGAATTTGAATAA
- the hemW gene encoding radical SAM family heme chaperone HemW, giving the protein MFQYKIPISLYIHMPWCVHKCPYCDFNSHTVKKIPDYEAYIDNLIKDLQQDVVMCSDRSVHSIFIGGGTPSLFSAELIAKLLTKVNQIIPINKDAEITIEANPNSVDVDRFNGYQQAGINRISIGVQSFQTNKLKNLGRIHNPEEAINAGTLAHNLNLRSFNLDLMHGLPNQSIDDALYDLKQAIEIAPPHLSWYQLTIEPNTLFGSKPPVLPDDDNLWEIYQQGHQLLTDHGYQQYETSAYAKPDFQCQHNLNYWRFGDYLGIGCGAHGKITRSNGEIIRTIKTRHPRGYLEGRYLDRSYIVAKEELPFEFFMNRFRLFEIVPKHEFEQRTFLPLQVVNRQINFAIEQNYLTESEQGWQITERGKLFLNSLLEIFL; this is encoded by the coding sequence ATGTTTCAGTATAAAATCCCAATAAGCCTATATATTCATATGCCTTGGTGTGTGCATAAATGTCCTTATTGTGATTTTAATTCTCATACTGTGAAAAAAATCCCTGATTATGAGGCATATATCGATAATTTGATTAAAGATCTGCAACAAGATGTTGTTATGTGCTCAGATCGTTCAGTTCACTCAATTTTCATTGGCGGTGGTACACCAAGTCTGTTTTCTGCTGAACTAATTGCTAAACTTTTGACAAAGGTTAACCAAATAATTCCGATAAACAAGGATGCAGAAATCACAATTGAAGCTAACCCCAATTCTGTTGATGTGGATAGATTTAATGGTTATCAACAAGCAGGAATTAATCGAATTTCAATTGGTGTTCAAAGTTTTCAAACCAATAAACTTAAAAACTTAGGGCGTATACATAATCCAGAGGAAGCTATAAATGCAGGAACGCTTGCTCATAACCTAAATTTACGTAGCTTTAATTTAGATTTAATGCACGGTTTACCTAATCAAAGTATTGATGATGCTTTATATGATTTAAAACAAGCAATTGAGATTGCACCGCCACATTTATCTTGGTATCAATTAACGATAGAGCCCAATACATTATTCGGTTCTAAACCACCAGTATTACCAGATGACGATAATCTATGGGAAATTTATCAACAAGGGCACCAATTATTAACAGACCATGGATACCAACAATATGAAACTTCAGCTTATGCTAAACCAGATTTTCAATGTCAACATAATTTAAATTATTGGCGTTTCGGTGATTATTTAGGTATTGGTTGTGGAGCTCATGGCAAAATTACGCGATCGAATGGAGAAATTATTCGTACAATAAAAACACGTCATCCTAGAGGTTATTTAGAAGGACGTTATTTAGATAGATCTTATATTGTTGCAAAAGAAGAATTACCATTTGAATTTTTTATGAATCGTTTTCGGTTATTTGAAATTGTGCCTAAACACGAATTTGAGCAACGCACTTTTTTGCCACTACAGGTTGTAAACAGACAAATTAATTTTGCTATTGAACAGAATTATTTAACTGAAAGTGAACAGGGTTGGCAAATAACTGAACGAGGTAAACTATTTTTAAATTCGTTATTAGAAATATTTTTATGA
- a CDS encoding sugar kinase, translating into MQFKICTIGELLVEFLAKKQNQRFDQTGEFIGPFPSGAPAIFADQVAKLGFPVVFFSCIGKDPFGNMCIKRLKQDGVIIDGITTHNKANTGSAFVTYKGSNDRDFIFNIPNSACGLLSFNHINENLLKDCNHLHVMGSSLYSFRAIDAMRKALDIIKSKGGTISFDPNLRKEMFNIQEMEQSFDYIMEYTDIFLPSESEVSYFANSNGESEEQTMFALFNKGIKHIVVKKGSKGANYYGRDDKNNLLTLHVDGFITTQVDPTGAGDCFGATFISLMLAGYSIEQALQYANASGALAVSKTGPMEGTSTLAELKQFIAQYKQ; encoded by the coding sequence ATGCAATTTAAAATTTGTACTATTGGAGAATTGCTCGTTGAGTTTTTAGCAAAAAAGCAAAATCAACGTTTTGATCAAACAGGTGAATTTATTGGACCTTTCCCAAGTGGCGCACCAGCAATATTTGCCGATCAAGTAGCTAAATTAGGTTTTCCTGTCGTTTTTTTTAGCTGTATAGGTAAAGATCCTTTTGGTAATATGTGTATTAAGCGACTTAAGCAAGATGGAGTTATTATTGATGGTATTACAACTCACAATAAAGCTAATACTGGTAGTGCTTTTGTAACTTATAAAGGTTCAAATGATAGAGACTTTATTTTCAATATTCCTAATAGTGCATGTGGTTTACTCTCGTTCAATCATATCAATGAAAACTTATTAAAAGACTGTAATCATTTGCATGTTATGGGGTCATCATTATATTCTTTTCGTGCAATTGATGCGATGCGTAAAGCACTTGATATCATAAAAAGCAAGGGTGGTACAATTTCATTCGACCCTAATTTGCGTAAAGAGATGTTTAATATTCAAGAGATGGAACAATCTTTTGACTATATTATGGAATACACTGATATATTTTTACCAAGTGAGAGCGAGGTTAGTTATTTTGCTAATAGTAACGGTGAAAGTGAAGAGCAAACAATGTTTGCATTATTCAATAAAGGTATTAAACACATCGTAGTAAAAAAAGGTAGCAAAGGTGCTAATTATTATGGTCGCGATGATAAAAATAATTTATTAACATTACATGTTGACGGTTTTATTACAACACAGGTTGATCCAACTGGAGCGGGAGATTGTTTTGGTGCAACTTTTATTAGTTTGATGTTGGCAGGTTATTCGATTGAGCAGGCATTGCAATATGCTAATGCAAGTGGTGCATTAGCTGTATCGAAAACAGGTCCTATGGAAGGAACTTCTACACTTGCTGAATTAAAACAATTTATAGCTCAGTATAAGCAATAA
- the ftsL gene encoding cell division protein FtsL → MNRNQRNDFDNLYAEIDNQKRPRNSLFGLIIGDLIENQKFSLLLLILIILSAGAILITTQQIRKQLFEREQLLLEQDVLESEWRNLVIEENVLADPKRVEYRAKNQLGMSYVTPKNETVIVIKSK, encoded by the coding sequence ATGAATCGTAATCAACGTAATGATTTTGATAACTTATATGCAGAAATTGATAACCAAAAACGGCCAAGAAATAGTCTATTTGGTCTAATTATTGGTGATCTGATTGAAAATCAAAAATTTTCGTTACTATTACTGATTCTTATAATCTTATCGGCGGGGGCTATATTAATCACAACTCAGCAGATACGTAAACAGCTATTTGAACGTGAACAACTTTTATTAGAACAGGATGTCTTAGAAAGCGAATGGCGTAATTTAGTCATTGAAGAAAATGTACTTGCAGATCCAAAACGTGTTGAATATAGAGCAAAAAATCAATTAGGTATGTCTTATGTGACACCAAAAAATGAAACCGTTATTGTGATAAAGAGTAAATAA
- the pgl gene encoding 6-phosphogluconolactonase has product MFTLNKYENSQLLIEDLTSHIVNALKQAIEKKGHASIAVSGGKTPIPLFTLLSQQNLEWNRVFITLVDDRWVDDTDDASNEKLVITYLLQNKAKLANFIGLKNSYDNPFDGAELTDEILDKVPMPLDVVILGMGEDGHTASLFPGAANLQAGLDMKSGRKVVGMTPLTAPLDRITLTLPTILNSTNIYLHLVGQSKMAVLEQAENGNDVNQMPIRAILHQNKVKVTGFWSAS; this is encoded by the coding sequence ATGTTTACGTTAAACAAATATGAAAATAGTCAGTTGTTAATTGAAGATTTAACCTCACATATTGTTAATGCTTTAAAACAAGCAATAGAAAAAAAAGGTCATGCTTCTATTGCTGTTTCTGGAGGTAAAACGCCTATTCCATTATTTACCTTACTTAGTCAACAAAATCTTGAATGGAATCGAGTTTTTATTACGTTAGTTGATGATAGATGGGTCGATGATACTGATGATGCTAGTAATGAAAAATTAGTCATAACATACTTGTTACAAAATAAAGCAAAGTTAGCTAATTTTATAGGATTAAAAAATAGTTATGATAATCCATTTGATGGCGCTGAACTTACTGACGAAATTTTAGATAAAGTTCCAATGCCATTGGATGTAGTAATTTTAGGTATGGGAGAAGACGGTCATACAGCTTCATTATTCCCTGGTGCAGCTAATTTGCAAGCGGGCTTAGATATGAAATCAGGTCGTAAGGTTGTTGGTATGACTCCATTAACAGCTCCCCTTGATCGTATCACTCTGACTTTACCAACTATTTTGAATAGTACGAATATCTATTTGCATTTAGTTGGACAAAGCAAAATGGCTGTGTTAGAGCAAGCAGAAAATGGCAATGACGTTAATCAAATGCCAATTCGAGCTATTCTGCATCAAAACAAAGTTAAAGTAACTGGATTTTGGTCAGCATCCTAA
- the mraZ gene encoding division/cell wall cluster transcriptional repressor MraZ, which yields MFSGATSVTLDSKGRMAIPTRYREFLSEGMVCTIGLYHSCLTLYSMSEWKRIEQQLSTLSSVVEAERRVKRLLLGYAIECPMDNSGRILLPPTLRAYAKLDKHIMFVGQSNKFEIWDEVIWHQQISDDIAALSSDIANLSDNLKSLTI from the coding sequence ATGTTCAGTGGTGCAACTTCAGTCACTTTAGATAGTAAAGGGCGAATGGCTATTCCTACTCGCTACCGTGAGTTTTTGTCTGAAGGTATGGTGTGTACTATTGGATTATATCATTCTTGTCTTACTCTTTACTCCATGTCTGAATGGAAAAGAATTGAGCAACAACTTTCGACACTCTCCTCTGTGGTTGAGGCTGAACGTAGAGTTAAAAGATTATTATTAGGTTATGCAATTGAATGTCCAATGGATAACTCAGGTAGAATTTTGTTACCACCAACGTTACGAGCATATGCCAAATTAGATAAACATATTATGTTTGTTGGACAGTCTAATAAATTCGAGATTTGGGATGAAGTAATATGGCATCAACAGATTAGTGATGATATCGCAGCATTATCATCCGATATTGCAAATTTATCTGATAATTTGAAAAGCTTAACTATTTAA
- the rsmH gene encoding 16S rRNA (cytosine(1402)-N(4))-methyltransferase RsmH encodes MNYQHTTVLLNEAVTALNIKKNGIYVDGTFGRGGHSRLILEQLGEQGKLIAIDRDALAQQAATEIKDPRFTFIRGEFSNVYQYIDSLGLIGKVDGFLLDLGVSSPQLDDPQRGFSFMRDGPLDMRMNSYKGLTASEWLLNSNETDIAWVLKTFGEEKFAKRIARAIVEQNRVAPITRTLELANLIEQATPKKDKYKHPATRSFQAIRIYINSELEEVEQALKSSLSILADQGRLAIISFHSLEDRIVKQFISKNSKGPELPAGLPLTEKQIKQYGGAKLKTLGKVKPSADEINHNPRSRSAILRVAERKNES; translated from the coding sequence ATGAACTATCAACATACAACAGTTTTATTAAATGAAGCTGTAACAGCATTAAATATAAAAAAAAACGGCATTTATGTTGATGGAACTTTCGGTCGAGGTGGGCATTCTCGTCTGATTCTTGAACAACTGGGAGAGCAAGGCAAGTTAATTGCTATAGATCGTGACGCGTTAGCCCAACAAGCCGCGACCGAAATAAAGGACCCTCGATTTACGTTTATTCGTGGAGAATTTTCAAATGTTTATCAATATATTGATAGTTTGGGGTTAATTGGTAAAGTTGATGGTTTTTTATTAGATCTTGGTGTCTCATCACCGCAATTAGATGATCCACAAAGAGGATTTTCTTTTATGCGTGATGGTCCTCTTGATATGCGAATGAACAGCTATAAAGGTCTGACTGCAAGTGAGTGGTTATTAAATAGTAATGAAACCGATATTGCTTGGGTGTTAAAAACATTTGGTGAAGAAAAGTTTGCTAAACGTATTGCTCGCGCGATAGTTGAACAAAATAGAGTTGCACCAATAACTCGAACATTAGAATTGGCGAATTTAATTGAACAAGCTACGCCTAAAAAAGATAAATACAAACACCCTGCAACCCGGAGTTTTCAAGCTATTCGTATTTATATCAATAGTGAATTGGAAGAAGTTGAACAGGCATTAAAAAGTAGTTTATCAATACTAGCTGATCAAGGTAGATTGGCAATAATTAGTTTTCATTCTTTAGAAGATAGAATAGTTAAACAATTTATTAGTAAAAATAGCAAAGGACCAGAACTTCCAGCTGGATTACCACTAACAGAAAAACAAATTAAACAATATGGTGGGGCTAAATTAAAAACACTTGGTAAAGTTAAACCAAGTGCTGATGAGATTAACCACAACCCTCGTTCACGAAGTGCAATATTAAGGGTAGCTGAAAGGAAAAATGAATCGTAA